Proteins encoded in a region of the Rutidosis leptorrhynchoides isolate AG116_Rl617_1_P2 chromosome 9, CSIRO_AGI_Rlap_v1, whole genome shotgun sequence genome:
- the LOC139868637 gene encoding uncharacterized protein translates to MDILKKIDWAMANAAFLDKHVNSYAVFQPLQRYDNKRLGVEVLGYKMFQVVKKLRGKKPLRKLAWEKLREIERNVLQGYIDASLIEERLLKQKLKVEWLRVGDSNSRYFHNVVNDMMHRSRIHAFLDAMISLLSTLNYFWVPPSRLVVFRVQIIYLRGRLLLKKQLGWCVKCRLKKSKIQFLITCEIIPGPDWFTADFFRALWDVIGCEVPETIREFLQSGKLLSELNHTILALSPKVQSPGRVSDFKPISCCNMLYKCISKIITKRIKLCLDYVASSKQYAFVLVDWDFLEEILNRFGFHCAMVKWIMACVRSTSFSICINGELHGYFKVKMGLREGDPLSPYLFTLVMEVLTLLLSRRVDEYAIFVFIRTVTSKLKRGKAKVKWLKVCLSKEERGLEIKKLGD, encoded by the exons ATGGATATCTTGAAGAAGATAGATTGGGCAATGGCAAATGCAGCGTTTTTGGATAAACATGTAAACTCTTATGCGGTTTTTCAACC ACTTCAAAGATACGATAACAAGAGGTTGGGAGTGGAAGTTCTTGGGTACAAGATGTTCCAGGTGGTCAAGAAGTTGCGTGGGAAGAAGCCTCTTCGTAAGCTTGCTTGGGAAAAG TTAAGAGAGATTGAAAGAAATGTGCTCCAAGGTTACATTGATGCATCTCTTATTGAAGAACGGCTTTTGAAACAAAAATTAAAGGTTGAATGGTTGCGAGTGGGAGATAGCAACTCCCGATATTTTCATAATGTGGTTAACGATATGATGCACCGTAGCAGAATTCATGCTTTCTTGGATGCAATGATCAGTTTGTTAAGCACTTTGAACTATTTTTGGGTACCTCCTTCCAGGCTAGTAGTATTTCGCGTCCAGATAATTTATTTGCGAGGAAGATTACTGCTGAAAAAGCAGCTTGGATGGTGCGTGAAGTGTCGACTCAAGAAATCAAAGATCCAGTTTTTGATAACGTGCGAAATAATCCCGGGTCCCGATTGGTTTACAGCTGACTTCTTTAGGGCATTGTGGGATGTTATTGGTTGTGAGGTTCCAGAGACTATTAGAGAATTTCTTCAGAGTGGTAAGCTGCTCAGTGAATTAAACCATACAATTCTTGCTCTTAGTCCCAAAGTTCAATCTCCGGGCAGGGTTTCTGATTTTAAGCCCATTTCTTGTTGTAACATGTTATATAAATGCATTAGTAAGATCATTACTAAGCGCATTAAACTGTGTTTAGATTATGTGGCGAGTTCGAAGCAGTATGCTTTTGTTCTAG TCGACTGGGATTTCTTAGAGGAGATTCTTAATCGTTTTGGTTTCCACTGTGCTATGGTCAAGTGGATTATGGCTTGCGTTCGATCGACCTCTTTTTCCATTTGTATAAATGGTGAACTTCATGGTTATTTTAAGGTGAAGATGGGACTTCGTGAGGGAGACCCATTATCTCCTTACCTTTTTACTTTAGTTATGGAGGTTTTAACTTTGTTGCTAAGTCGCAGAGTTGATGAATATGCTATTTTCGTTTTCATCCGTACTGTGACAA GTAAGCTTAAGAGAGGTAAAGCTAAGGTCAAATggttgaaagtttgtctttcgaaaGAGGAAAGAGGCCTCGAGATTAAAAAGTTGGGTGATTAG